Sequence from the Chloroflexota bacterium genome:
AACGCCTTTGCGCCCCCTGCTCGCGGTCGGAGCAGGGGGCTTTTTCCTGGCTCTGACCCAACGGCCATGCGACGAGCCATCTCCAACGACCACGCGGCCTGCCGACCACACATAAAAAAAACATAAACAAACAAAACAACACCATAGACACATCTTCGCGGCTGGGGTACAATCGCCGCCAATCAAACCCGGCAACGCCCTCGGTGCCGGGTTTCCGCATACCCCACAAATGCATTCGAGCACAAGGTGGCAGCAGGAGTAGTAAGCCATCGGCCAGCGAGCCGGGGAGGGTGCAAGCCCGGCAACGGCGCCCGCCGAGCGCCACGAGGCCCAACTCGCCTGCCTTCCCGCCAGGGAACACCCCGCCGGTGAACTTCACAGCGTAGCCGGCGGCGGGCTGCGCCCGTTATCGCGCACCCAAGCGGCCGGCTACCGCACGGGGCGGACGCGCCCGTCGGCGCGCGGCAGTCGGCAAAAAGGGTGGTACCGCGGAGGTTCACGCCTTCGTCCCTGTGGACGAGGGTGTTTTTTTATATCCTGCGCCCCCCGGCGCAAGCGTTTTCACACCACGGAGGTGCCTATGGCTGCAAAAGGATGGGTCGAAATTGACGAGACACTCTGCAAAGGGTGCGAACTTTGCGTGGTCTATTGCCCGGTCAACGTCCTGGCCCTGGACACCAACCGGCTCACCCCCCACGGCTATCACCCGGCAATTCTGGCCAAAGAGGGATGCACCGGCTGCAACATTTGCGCCGTGGTGTGCCCTGAGGCTGCCATGACCGTCTATCGGGAAGTCAAAGCGCGGGCGCGCGCAGCCACAGCATAGGGAAGGAGGCCACCATGACACGCGAACTGCTCAAAGGGAACGTCGCAATGGCCGAGGCCGCCATC
This genomic interval carries:
- a CDS encoding 4Fe-4S dicluster domain-containing protein — its product is MAAKGWVEIDETLCKGCELCVVYCPVNVLALDTNRLTPHGYHPAILAKEGCTGCNICAVVCPEAAMTVYREVKARARAATA